One Carya illinoinensis cultivar Pawnee chromosome 5, C.illinoinensisPawnee_v1, whole genome shotgun sequence genomic window, ttaattccaAGCAAATGAATTACACACGATCGGTACTTGGGATTGAAGCGGCATTTTATTGGTCTTCTAGCTAGGATTTTAGTGATGGGGTAAATGAATCAGTGGGTCATGAGTTCCACTACTACAGGTTGAGATCAATAGGATTCTCATTAATTAAACATTCCTGTCCACGGTATTCAGAGATTCTTAGGAGAAGAAATATCAGCTGCTTGCTTTtggttcatttttttattattattatatgccCAAAAAAGCTGTTTTGTTACGAACAGGGCAGAAAAGATGTGAGCACCGAGAGGGGGAAGCCTTTCCTGATACAAAAGTAATATTCAATACTTTTCTATGCCCGTATATAAGGATTTTTCATTCATATTGACGTACAATGACTTGTTAACTCTGTGGGAAACCAGCCAGTTTAGAAAATAACCATTACTTGCGATGTTTATTTCTTGAGTTTTattacatacaagtacagttgcgtattaatctgtgtaccaatactgatttattcatacttaaaatttaaattaacactatttttaataaaatctactttttgatcaatcacattatattgatacacagattaatacataattgtgcttgcaactatatttttccttatttcttttctcctcgtttctcttctttttcttatccTTAGAATTATCTTTGGATGCTTCCTTGAGTGTTGTTTGTCGGAGCTCCCTGAGGGAAGCTTTTTTGACTTCTTCCGCTTTTCCTCGCTAGTCTCCTCTTCTGAAGAATCATGTGACTTCAGTGTAGAAGGTTCCTCAGGACCATAGACAACATGGCGTCTCCATACATCAGCGCTCGTTGACCGATCTTCAATGGAGTCCAAAGAAGGTGGAAGGTACAGATCCGTTTCATCCATCCTTGGGCCAACACCACCTCTGCCACGTTTGGCCCTGCCAtccggaaaacaaaaaagatcatGTCAAACCAATGAAATCGACATATTTGAAGTAGAGTGATTCAAGAGCGCACACACAGAGGGAGTGAGAAAGAGCATAAATTATGACCTTGAGTGTAGAAACTCCTcaagttcttcatcttccctcGAAGAGCCACTCTCATATACTCTTTCACTTGATGAACATGAAGCACTTGCATTGTTAACATTCACAAGAGAACTCTTACTTTTGGTTACGCCGTGATTGTCAATACAGCTGCTGCTATTACTGCTTCCATTTCTAAATTTGCCTTTACATCTATCATCCAGCTCTAGCTCTTTTTGTCGGGCTCGCAACATCTCATTCACTTCCACAGATCGATTTGCTgtttcaaaaaccaaaaaacaaataaataaataaaccttaAAGCTGAAGTTCACAAATCTGAACCATAAAATGTAATTTAAGAGGTAAACAAAACCCAACCACGCTGAAAAGATAACTTAAACTTCGAGTGAAGGAACCAATTGTTTGTTCATCAGAATTATGTTTTCCTCAACTCTTTGCAAACACCAGTTTTTGAATCCTTTTTCTATGATTGAGTTGTAGAGAAACTGAGTTGTatcaaataaatatgaaaacctATTTGGGTTAGTCAAGAAGGAATAAGGTGTTAAGAAACTGAAGGTATAATAATGTGCCTCGATTTCCATGAAGGAAGATACGGACCACTTGATATAGCAAACACTCATCTTTCCTCATAAGTCATGAAGGATTGAAATTCGTTACAAAAACTATCCTTCATAAAAGGCAACGCAGTGCCAAATcaacgaaaagaaagaagatattATCATTACAGAAAGTGTAGAACTAACCTTCTTGTACTCCAAGAACAGTTGCACTTAGAAACCGTGAATTGGGCCGAAACCGTGAATTGGGTTGTTTAAGATAGGCTTGCACACCTTCCTTCTCTGCTTGTCGCCGCAATTCTGCTGCTTCTTTCATAAGCATTGCAGCTATTCTGTTCTCCGTCTCAAGATCCATCTGCTCTATTAGGTTGCAAATGGCAAGAAAAATAGGAGGATAACTCAAAGCTACAAGAGGCAAAAGAAACCAAATATAAGCAAATCATTCAAATGAAATAAGACCACTTAGCAAAGCAAACTACAACcaacaaaaacttcaaaaatgtAGCACCTTTTTAGCCTAACATCAACAGAAGACGAATTATGGTCATACTACAATTAAATGATCCAAAAGGAGCAGACAAAGGCTCAATTAACAAAAAGTTCAtcaattttcaaaaaccaatttCGAATTATGGTCATACTACAATTAAATGATCCAAAAGGAGCAGA contains:
- the LOC122311111 gene encoding uncharacterized protein LOC122311111; amino-acid sequence: MDLETENRIAAMLMKEAAELRRQAEKEGVQAYLKQPNSRFRPNSRFLSATVLGVQEANRSVEVNEMLRARQKELELDDRCKGKFRNGSSNSSSCIDNHGVTKSKSSLVNVNNASASCSSSERVYESGSSREDEELEEFLHSRAKRGRGGVGPRMDETDLYLPPSLDSIEDRSTSADVWRRHVVYGPEEPSTLKSHDSSEEETSEEKRKKSKKLPSGSSDKQHSRKHPKIILRIRKRRETRRKEIRKNIVASTIMY